TATTTTTAATCTGATGGTCGCCGTACGGGAAAGCAAAAAACAGCTTTTCAACGCCAATTTCAGTCAGAAAATGATTCACCTGTTCAATTTCAGTTTTCTGTTCCTCAAATGTGAGCGTATTGAAATTACGGTGACTGCGGCCGTGGTTGCCGATCGTAAAACCCGCGTTTTTTAATTCAATAATCTGTTTTGTAGTCAGATAGGGTTTATTATCGCTCAGGTATGCACTGAAATCTATCCCGATTTTCCGTGCTATTTCATCAACTTTTTCATCACTGCTGACCTTTGAAATTTCATCGTGGAGTCGGGAACTGTCGATATTCAAATATTCGGAAAGTAGGTTTTGGTTTTGAACGAAATTTTTAATTTCAGACTTAATCAACGATTTTTTGTGCGAAATGAACATCTTTTTATTATCGACAAAATCGGTATTGATAAAAAACGTCGCGTGAATGTTGCGTTCTTTTAATATCGGAAAAACCACGTCGTACATTTCGCTCATCCCGTCATCAAATGACAGATGAAACTGCTTTTTTGATACATCAAATATACCGGCTTGCACCGTTTCAAAATACTGACAGAAATAATTAAGATCTTCAATAAACTGCTTTTCTGTACGGAAATAAGAAAGTTCGGAGAAGTGCGGA
This window of the Flavobacteriaceae bacterium 3519-10 genome carries:
- a CDS encoding polysaccharide deacetylase family protein — its product is MKTQFLHITNSFSKSLSQDTLIKLTGKKVILPFYHTVSSDPAPHFSELSYFRTEKQFIEDLNYFCQYFETVQAGIFDVSKKQFHLSFDDGMSEMYDVVFPILKERNIHATFFINTDFVDNKKMFISHKKSLIKSEIKNFVQNQNLLSEYLNIDSSRLHDEISKVSSDEKVDEIARKIGIDFSAYLSDNKPYLTTKQIIELKNAGFTIGNHGRSHRNFNTLTFEEQKTEIEQVNHFLTEIGVEKLFFAFPYGDHQIKNKLFDWMYSEGIIHHSFGVSGLKIDGYPQHHHRILMEQSRFSAEEIVKAEYFYYIWKSFVFRNKIRR